In the Streptomyces sp. 3214.6 genome, TCATGGACGGCGGCGTGGTCGTCGAGTCCGGCAACCCGCGCGAGGTGCTGACCAACCCGCAGCACGAGCGGACGCAGGCGTTCCTGTCCAAGGTGCTGTAGCGCGCACGACGGCGAAAGGGGCGGTACGGGATTCCCGTACCGCCCCTTTCAGTGCCGGGCGCCCGGCGGGGGCCCCGGGGTGGCCGCCCGCAGGTCGGTCACTTCAGCGCGAGCAACAGCGTGTCCGAAGGGGACGCCCACACCGGGCGCGCCTCCCCGAAGCCCTGCGCGAGCAGCACGCGCGCGTGCCATGCCGCCGAGGGCATGTCCCCGTCGGCGTGTTCGCCGTAGATCTCGAAGCGGCGGGCGGTCGGCGCGGCGAGGACCGGGTCCTGGGCGGCGAGCTGCCACCATTCGGCCCAGTCCGGGACCCCGCCCGCTTTGGCCTGATCCATACGGGCGTGACGCTGGGCGCGCTCCGCCGCGTTGATCCGGGGCGTCGTGTCGTCGATCATGTGGTCCGCGTTCATGAAGACACCGCCGTCGCGGACGAGTTCCGCGACCTGACCGTAGAGGGCCGCGAGGGGTTCGCTGTGCAGCCAGTGCAGGGCCGTGGCGGTCAGGACGGCGTCGTAGGAGTCGTACGGCAGGCGGGCCGGCCAGTCCGGGTCCTTGAGGTCGGCCGTCACGAAGGTGACGCGGTCGTCCCCCGCGAAGGTGCCCTCGGCGATGGTGAGGAGCGCCGGGTCGAGGTCGACGCCGGTGCTGGTGGCCCCGGGGAGGCGGGAGAGCAGCCGGGCGGTGATGGTGCCGGTGCCGCAGGCGAGGTCGAGGACGCGCGGGGCGGGTCCGACGAGCGCCTCCACCATGTCGAGCATGATCCGGAAGCGTTCCTCCCGGTCGGGCATGTACCACTCCTGCTGGCGGTCCCAGCTCCGCTGCCAGGCCGCCCAGTCGGTGCCGGTCGTGGTCGTCTGCGCGTCCGTCATCGCAACCCTCCGCCGTATGTCACGTAATACCCTGGAAGCACGAACGGCCGTTACTCCGCCCGCACCCCGACCATAGAGCGCCACCGTAAGGACTACAAGTGGAACTGGCCTATTACTCGGACTATGCCGTGCGCCTCGTCAACAGCGAGGAGCCGGCCCGGGGCAAGGACGCCCTGACCTCGGTCGAGGCCGTCCGTGCCCTCTTCGGCGGCAACCAGTCGGCGGCCCGCCGGGCCACCGACGCCGACGTCACCCGGTTCCGCTCGGTCCGGGGCCGGCTGCGCGCGGTCTTCGAGGCGGCCGACGGCGGCGACGAGACCCTCGCGGTGGACCTGCTGAACTCCCTCCTCCTGGAGTTCCCGGTGAGCCCCCAGATCTCCGGCCACGACTTCCGCGACGACGACGGCAGGCCGCTGTGGCACATGCACCTGGCCGACCACCCGTCGAACGCGACGGCGGGCTACGCGGCCATCGCGGCGATGGGCCTGGCGTTCCACCTCACGGAGTACGGCGTCGACCGTCTGGGCCTGTGCGAGGCGGCACCCTGCCGCAACGCCTACCTCGACACCTCCACCAACCGCTCCCGGCGCTACTGCTCCGACCGCTGCGCGACCCGCGCCAACGTGGCCGCCTACCGCGCCCGCAAGCGTTTGGAGGCGGACCGAACGGCCGTCACGGGCCTCGCCGCCGACAGCGCCCAGCGCACCAGCGCCAGCGGCGAGCGCCGGCCCGACTTCAGCGGGCGGTAGCGCAGCCGCACCTTGCCGAGTATCAGTTCGTCGGGCACGGTCCCGTAGTCGGTGCTGTCCCCTCCGGCGTACGCGTTGTCCCCGAGCACCCACCACCCCCCGTCCCGTCGCTCGACGGCCCGCTTGACCACCAGCAGGTCCTGCTGGAAGGGATGCCGCAGCACGACGACGTCACCGGCGCGCACCCTGGCCCCGTACTGCACCACCAGCTGGTCTCCGTGGTAGAGCGTGGGCACCATGGACGGCCCGGTCACCTCGGCCACCCCGAAGGACGCGACCGCCCTCCCCTGCTCGGTCTCCTGCGACAGCTCCGGCATCGCCGGCACCTCCCCGGTCCGTTCCTCCACCAGTCTCAGTCTGACCCCGGACTTTTGTCCTAAGCCCATGGGGGCACCCGCCAAAAGCCGTCCCTCAGGGAGTAATGTCCCACCTGAGAAGACGATCACGAGGAAGGAATGCTCCATGCTTTCCCGCCTGTTTGCCCCCAAGGTCAAGGTCAGCGCACACTGCGACCTGCCCTGCGGTGTGTACGACCCGGCCCAGGCCCGCATCGAGGCGGAGTCGGTGAAGGCCGTCCAGGAAAAGATGGCCGCCAACGACGACCCGCACTTCCAGGCGCGCGCCACCGTCATCAAGGAACAGCGTGCCGAGCTCGCGAAGCACCACGTCTCCGTGCTGTGGAGCGACTACTTCAAGCCCCCGCACTTCGAGAAGTACCCCCAGCTGCACGAGCTCGTCAACGACACCCTGAAGGCCCTGTCGGCCGCCAAGGGCTCGACGGACCCGAAGACCGGCGAGAAGGCCCTGGAGCTCATCGCCGAGATCGACAAGATCTTCTGGGAGACCAAGAAGGCCTGAGGCACACTCCTTCGCCCCGATCCGCGGCCGGTGCACCACCGCGGCCCGGGAAAGCCTCCAGAAGGGGCCGGTCCGCAACCCGACCGGCCCCTTTCGGCGTTCGATGGCCCACAGGTAAGCGTTCTGCCGGGGATGCTGACGCCCGCGCGGTGCCTCGAACGCAGCCGTGGCACGCCTTCCTTCTCCCGGGTCACCCACGAGTGCCCTGGCCGTCGCGCGCCTCTTCAGTTCGGCCAAGGGTTCGCCGGTCACCACATACACAGGCCACGGCTGGAGGTTCCCGCTCGACGGAGCTCGCGTCGCCGCGGCCGGCACTCGGCGCTCAACGCGGCCGGGTCCTTTCGGCGTTCGCCTTTCGCCGGGTGCGCTTGAGTCTCCCCCGGGGGGAGAGTCGAGGATGAGGGCATGGACGGCGACGGTGGCGACCTCTGCTCGATCGGTGAACTGGCCCGGCACACCGGGCTGACGGTCAAGACCGTCCGGTTCTACTCCGATCGCGGCATCGTGACGCCGGCCGACCGCACGCCCGCCGGCTACCGCCGCTACGGCCCGGACGCCGTCGCCCGGCTGGCGCTGGTGCGGACGCTGCGCGAGCTGGGGTTCGGGCTCGACGTGATACGGCAGGTCGTCGACCGGGAGCTGACGCTCGGCGACGTCGCCGCGCAGCACGCCGCCGCGCTGGACGTACAGATCGGCGTCCTGCGGCTGCGACGGGCGGTGCTGACGGCCGTGGCCAGGCGCGGACACACCCCCGAGGAGATGGCACGCATGCACCGACTGGCCCGACTCACCGAAGACGAACGTCGGCGGTTGACAGACGACTTCCTCACCGGCGTCTTCACGGATCTCGACGGCGGTGACGTCTACGCCGGGGTCCGACGCTCCCTGACGCCCGAACTTCCCGACGACCCGACCGACGAGCAGGTCGAGGCATGGGCGGAGTTGGCCGAGTTGATGCTCGACCCGGGCTTTCGCGCGAGTCTTCGGCGCGCGGTCGAGGACCAGGCGCGCCACGTGTCCGACCGTGGCTTCGGGGTCCCACGCCCGGACGTCGTCGCGCTCGCCCGCGACCACGCGACGGCGGCGGTCGCGTCCGGGACGGCCCCAGAGTCGCCCCGGGCCGACCAGGTCGTCGCGGCGCTCACCGCGGACTGCGCGCGCCTCCTCGGCCGGCCGGACGACGGTGACCTGCGTCGACGGCTGCGGCAGCGGCTGGCCCACGCCAACGATCCGCGCCGGGACCGGTACGTCCACCTGCTCGCCCTGGTCAACGGCTGGCCGCCCCCGGAACCCCTGACACCGGCGCTCGACTGGTCGATCACGGCGCTGAGCCTGCGCTCATCATGGGCATGATCCGCCGTACGTCTGCGGACACGCCCTACGCTCTCGGTGCCGCGCTTGGCCCGGGTCGACGTGACGTTCGAACAGCACGAACTCAACGGGCAGCCGGGCGCGATCTTCCGAGACAGGGACGGCAAGGTCCTCAGAAACAGGCCTCCCGACCGACCTGACCTGACCCGCGCGGGCCTGGCGGTCGGTCGGGCCGGGCGGTCGGGCCGGGCGGTCGGTCGGGCCTGGCGGTCGGTCGGTGCTTCAGCTGACGGCAACGGCGCCGGTGGCGGCGCCGTCGGCCGTGTCGTCCTCGCCTGCCTCCAGCAGGCCCGCCGCCGCGCCCACGATGCGTGGGTCGGCGGCGCCGACCACCTCCTCGTCCTTGTCGGCGTAGTCGAATCGGGCGAGCACACTGCGCATGGCCTCGACCCGGGCCCGTTTCTTGTCGTTGCTCTTGACCACTGTCCAGGGCGCGTACGCCGTGTCCGTCTCGCGGAACATGGCGACCTTGGCCGCGGTGTAGTCGTCCCAGCGGTCCAGCGAGGCGAGGTCCATCGGGCTGAGTTTCCACTGCCGTACGGGGTCTATCTGACGGATCGTGAACCGGGTGCGCTGCTCGCCCTGCGACACCGAGAACCAGAACTTGATCAGGTCCACGCCGTCGTCGACGAGCATCCGCTCGAACAGCGGCGCCTGGCGCATGAAGCGCTGGTACTCGTCGTCACTGCAGAAGCCCATGACCCGCTCGACGCCGGCCCGGTTGTACCAGGACCGGTCGAACAGGACGATCTCGCCGGCGGTCGGCAGCTGTTCGACGTACCGCTGGAAGTACCACTGCCCGCGCTCGCGCTCGGTGGGCTTCTCCAGCGCCACGACCCGGGCGCCGCGCGGATTGAGGTGCTCCGTGAACCGCTTGATGGTGCCGCCCTTGCCGGCCGCGTCCCGTCCTTCGAAGACGATGACGAGCCGGCGGCCCGTCTCCTTGATCCAGCTCTGCAGCTTCAGCAGTTCGATCTGCTGGAGCCGCTTGTGCAGGTCGTACTCGTTGCGCTCCATACGGTGCGGGTACGGATAGTT is a window encoding:
- a CDS encoding class I SAM-dependent methyltransferase, translating into MTDAQTTTTGTDWAAWQRSWDRQQEWYMPDREERFRIMLDMVEALVGPAPRVLDLACGTGTITARLLSRLPGATSTGVDLDPALLTIAEGTFAGDDRVTFVTADLKDPDWPARLPYDSYDAVLTATALHWLHSEPLAALYGQVAELVRDGGVFMNADHMIDDTTPRINAAERAQRHARMDQAKAGGVPDWAEWWQLAAQDPVLAAPTARRFEIYGEHADGDMPSAAWHARVLLAQGFGEARPVWASPSDTLLLALK
- a CDS encoding CGNR zinc finger domain-containing protein, which codes for MELAYYSDYAVRLVNSEEPARGKDALTSVEAVRALFGGNQSAARRATDADVTRFRSVRGRLRAVFEAADGGDETLAVDLLNSLLLEFPVSPQISGHDFRDDDGRPLWHMHLADHPSNATAGYAAIAAMGLAFHLTEYGVDRLGLCEAAPCRNAYLDTSTNRSRRYCSDRCATRANVAAYRARKRLEADRTAVTGLAADSAQRTSASGERRPDFSGR
- the sodX gene encoding nickel-type superoxide dismutase maturation protease, yielding MPELSQETEQGRAVASFGVAEVTGPSMVPTLYHGDQLVVQYGARVRAGDVVVLRHPFQQDLLVVKRAVERRDGGWWVLGDNAYAGGDSTDYGTVPDELILGKVRLRYRPLKSGRRSPLALVRWALSAARPVTAVRSASKRLRAR
- the sodN gene encoding superoxide dismutase, Ni, whose translation is MLSRLFAPKVKVSAHCDLPCGVYDPAQARIEAESVKAVQEKMAANDDPHFQARATVIKEQRAELAKHHVSVLWSDYFKPPHFEKYPQLHELVNDTLKALSAAKGSTDPKTGEKALELIAEIDKIFWETKKA
- a CDS encoding MerR family transcriptional regulator encodes the protein MDGDGGDLCSIGELARHTGLTVKTVRFYSDRGIVTPADRTPAGYRRYGPDAVARLALVRTLRELGFGLDVIRQVVDRELTLGDVAAQHAAALDVQIGVLRLRRAVLTAVARRGHTPEEMARMHRLARLTEDERRRLTDDFLTGVFTDLDGGDVYAGVRRSLTPELPDDPTDEQVEAWAELAELMLDPGFRASLRRAVEDQARHVSDRGFGVPRPDVVALARDHATAAVASGTAPESPRADQVVAALTADCARLLGRPDDGDLRRRLRQRLAHANDPRRDRYVHLLALVNGWPPPEPLTPALDWSITALSLRSSWA
- the ppk2 gene encoding polyphosphate kinase 2; translation: MATPPLLSELADLRVDYSDHDDPVLVRPDGSLVDTWRENYPYPHRMERNEYDLHKRLQQIELLKLQSWIKETGRRLVIVFEGRDAAGKGGTIKRFTEHLNPRGARVVALEKPTERERGQWYFQRYVEQLPTAGEIVLFDRSWYNRAGVERVMGFCSDDEYQRFMRQAPLFERMLVDDGVDLIKFWFSVSQGEQRTRFTIRQIDPVRQWKLSPMDLASLDRWDDYTAAKVAMFRETDTAYAPWTVVKSNDKKRARVEAMRSVLARFDYADKDEEVVGAADPRIVGAAAGLLEAGEDDTADGAATGAVAVS